One Malus domestica chromosome 11, GDT2T_hap1 genomic region harbors:
- the LOC139189582 gene encoding uncharacterized protein, with translation MTCISGTKRYFDVENVLTFFQKVTSLQFHWQQKQLRLPGTQIDKVGFMLYARALCSAGGGESKGSETGWIKVRPEEDDLVTLQLEALLAEKSGLANENSNLVRENQCLHQVVEYHQLTSQDLSASFEQVVQGLCLDFSPPPRSTADEANGEDGDGDAAAAENKVSQALRSALFGFSASLDDGDH, from the exons ATGACATGTATCAGCGGCACAAAAAGATATTTCGATGTAGAAAATGTACTCACGTTTTTTCAGAAAGTCACAAG CTTGCAATTTCACTGGCAACAAAAGCAGCTTCGTTTGCCCGGAACTCAAATCGATAAGGTCGGATTTATGCTTTATGCAAGAGCGCTGTGCTCTGCCGGAGGAGGAGAATCGAAGGGCTCTGAGACTGGCTGGATAAAGGTGAGGCCTGAGGAAGATGATCTGGTGACTCTTCAGTTGGAGGCACTGCTAGCTGAGAAGTCAGGACTAGCAAATGAAAATTCAAACCTGGTTAGAGAAAATCAATGCCTCCACCAGGTTGTGGAGTACCACCAGCTCACCTCCCAAGACCTCTCTGCTTCATTTGAACAAGTTGTACAAGGGTTGTGCCTAGACTTTTCGCCTCCTCCACGATCGACAGCAGACGAGGCAAATGGCgaagatggtgatggtgatgctgctgctgctgaaaACAAAGTTTCTCAGGCATTAAGAAGTGCTCTTTTCGGCTTCTCTGCCTCGCTTGATGATGGAGATCATTAG